The genomic window gactaataaaggtttcttaatcttaatgttaATGGTATTAACTCTGCCTGGTACTTGCAGTTTTTATCTGTTCCTACAAATACACGCtttgtttcctgtctgtcaACGGTTGCTAAGTGACAGAACTACTTCTTTCTTAAAGCTGCTAATGCAAACAGGAAACTCCCTTTTTCACTAGAATTACTGATTTAACAACATACAGTCTGAACTCCTACAAAGGATGTAGCTTCTATAGTTATGTCACAGTGACAATGATCTTTACATATACAACCTTGTTCTATTGCCTTAGATGTTTATATCAAATTAATCcaaattttttacatgaatCCCTAAACTATGGCCAAATATCActggctaataataataataagggcTAATAATCACTCACCTGCGTTGAGCAGTACTTTGGCGCAGTCAAAATGCTGCCTGGCACAGGCTACATGGAGTGGTGTCCCATAGTGGCAGTCATGGGCTTCCATAAAGGCTCCTTGACTGATCATAAGCTGAACACAATCTGAATTACctgttaaaaattaaaaaacaaaaaaaaatacattacatgCTGACCTACCAGAAACTATTTGGTAAATCGTGTCTCCTCCACTGCCTTTGCAGTTCAGTCAGAACAATTTGTCTTGTTCTTGGTAGTACCtaatgttctgtttctttctggtGCTTTCATTCTTTTCTGCCCTCTCTCCCTTTCCAgcgttggaaaaaaaaatggctgttcAAGACATTTTCTGTCTCACAGCTGGTTACGACATGACTCGCGAATTCAGGCCAGTGCTGGTGATTCATTTGTTCCCATGTTTTCCAACAAAACAAATTCTGTGAGGAGGAGTCTGGTGTAGAGAGGTAAGTGTAAGTGTGTCAAAATATGATATCCCAAAACACACTGTACgtataaatacacacacctcCCATGCATGCCTCATGCAGGGGTGAGAAGGTAAACAGCGGAGGGTTGACCCTTGCTCCATACTCCAACAACAGCTTGACACATTCCAGGCTCCCAGCTGCACAGGCATCACACAGTGGTGTGCTGCCATCAATGTTACGAGCATCCACCTGCAGAACAGAGCACATGCTGATAAGGAAAGCTTCCTGCTTATAATCACTTACATTACATTTCCTAATGAAATAATCTCACCTGTGCTCCAGCATCTAGAAGCAGTCTGGCACACTGGGTCTGTCCCCGTATGCATGCCTCGTGGAGCGGGGTGATGGAGTCCACAGCCACAATGTTCACTGCTGCCCCTGCAGCGAtcagctgctgtagctgcaGGGCCCTGCCATGTGCAGCTGCCTCATGCACCGCTGACCGGTCTGTCCAGAATCCAAGGCCATGAGCTGCAAAGACCAACAGTGGTAAAGCATCAACAAAAGTCTGATTTAAGCTTTTATTACTCCAAAAAGAAGCtaattattttgtaaatatattgATTTTGGCACTTTGTTGTTAATGTGCTTTGATTAGAAATACTGACATAGCAATAAAAAGGTAATGCATGTACAGGCTTGCTATGTAAACAAAGATCTGCCTTCAACACAAATGGCCGCAATGACAGCGGTGCAAAGGAATAGTGCACATTACTGTACCCACTTAACATATACAATCACACGGGTGATGTTTTGTAACATAAACCTTGAAGCATGTTACATTTACAGGTCTTTCAGTTGCATAACATGCACCTCAGTGCCTGCCAGCCTCGCTAACGAGCTTACAGTTTGTTGTCATGCTCTCAAATTAACGTCAACCACTTTAGGAAAGTATGCTAGCCGAGGCTAGCTATGCAAGCTATCCGTCATTGAGAGGTCCGTGAAAATAAAAGCTAATAAAAAACGAGTCGACGATTCCACCCTGCATTCATTCCCTGGGTCTTTTAATAAACTGTTGTCTTGGGTTACTGTTGGGTCACCATCTGTAAGCTACTTACCGATTTCTCCATACAAGGACGGTCTGGCCCGTGTGATCTCCATTTCATTTTCTCGTTTTTTCTGCTTCGTAAACCGAGAC from Parambassis ranga chromosome 19, fParRan2.1, whole genome shotgun sequence includes these protein-coding regions:
- the LOC114451795 gene encoding ankyrin repeat and SOCS box protein 13-like — protein: MEITRARPSLYGEIAHGLGFWTDRSAVHEAAAHGRALQLQQLIAAGAAVNIVAVDSITPLHEACIRGQTQCARLLLDAGAQVDARNIDGSTPLCDACAAGSLECVKLLLEYGARVNPPLFTFSPLHEACMGGNSDCVQLMISQGAFMEAHDCHYGTPLHVACARQHFDCAKVLLNAGANVNAAKLHETALHHAAKTNNTDLIDLLVEFGGNVFAKDNLNKKPIQYTRLGTPSFLCLEFYENTPLSLQQISRVVVRRTLGTRACEVVSKLDLPNRIISFLSFMPPPAIEI